Proteins from one Panicum virgatum strain AP13 chromosome 7K, P.virgatum_v5, whole genome shotgun sequence genomic window:
- the LOC120642542 gene encoding beta-glucosidase 7-like isoform X1, with the protein MSHLIRGSASCSYEKRGAGREPGREKLARERAWRASWSSGSRSCSPTSSCRALARRRPSAAASSLTTSCSGPPPPRTRLKAHIWRITEAHKPGTIEDGSNGDTADDHYHHYMEDIELMHSLGVNSYRFSIAWTRILPRGRFGHLNPDGVAFYNQLIDALLQKGIQPFVTISHYDIPQELEARYGGWLSPEIRSIVIQTSSIVRGTERTGLNNFFFRKDGKALAEFLLEEKRV; encoded by the exons ATGAGCCATCTGATCCGCGGGTCGGCCAGTTGCTCGTATGAGAAAAGGGGAGCTGGGAGAGAGCCGGGGAGGGAGAAGCTCGCTCGAGAGAGGGCATGGCGGGCGAGCTGGTCGTCTGGGTCGCGCTCCTGCTCGCCCACGAGCTCCTGCCGTGccctggcgcggcggcggccgtcggccGCGGCCAGTTCCCTGACGACTTCCTGTTCGGGACCTCCACCTCCGCGTACCAG ATTGAAGGCGCATATTTGGAGGATAACAGAGGCTCATAAGCCAG GCACAATTGAGGATGGAAGTAATGGTGATACCGCTGATGATCACTATCATCATTACATG GAAGACATTGAATTGATGCATTCCTTGGGTGTCAACTCATACCGATTCTCCATTGCGTGGACAAGAATTCTACCAA GAGGTCGATTTGGACATCTTAATCCAGATGGTGTAGCATTCTATAATCAACTTATTGATGCACTACTGCAGAAAG GCATACAACCATTTGTAACAATATCTCATTACGACATCCCACAAGAACTAGAAGCACGATATGGTGGATGGTTGAGCCCAGAAATTCG AAGCATTGTCATTCAGACTTCGAGCATTGTCAGAGGCACAGAACGCACAGGCTTGAACAACTTTTTTTTCCGAAAGGACGGCAAAGCTCTTGCCGAATTTTTATTAGAAGAAAAAAGAGTTTAA
- the LOC120642542 gene encoding probable inactive beta-glucosidase 14 isoform X2 → MSHLIRGSASCSYEKRGAGREPGREKLARERAWRASWSSGSRSCSPTSSCRALARRRPSAAASSLTTSCSGPPPPRTRLKAHIWRITEAHKPGTIEDGSNGDTADDHYHHYMEDIELMHSLGVNSYRFSIAWTRILPRGRFGHLNPDGVAFYNQLIDALLQKGIQPFVTISHYDIPQELEARYGGWLSPEIRKDFGYFAEALSFRLRALSEAQNAQA, encoded by the exons ATGAGCCATCTGATCCGCGGGTCGGCCAGTTGCTCGTATGAGAAAAGGGGAGCTGGGAGAGAGCCGGGGAGGGAGAAGCTCGCTCGAGAGAGGGCATGGCGGGCGAGCTGGTCGTCTGGGTCGCGCTCCTGCTCGCCCACGAGCTCCTGCCGTGccctggcgcggcggcggccgtcggccGCGGCCAGTTCCCTGACGACTTCCTGTTCGGGACCTCCACCTCCGCGTACCAG ATTGAAGGCGCATATTTGGAGGATAACAGAGGCTCATAAGCCAG GCACAATTGAGGATGGAAGTAATGGTGATACCGCTGATGATCACTATCATCATTACATG GAAGACATTGAATTGATGCATTCCTTGGGTGTCAACTCATACCGATTCTCCATTGCGTGGACAAGAATTCTACCAA GAGGTCGATTTGGACATCTTAATCCAGATGGTGTAGCATTCTATAATCAACTTATTGATGCACTACTGCAGAAAG GCATACAACCATTTGTAACAATATCTCATTACGACATCCCACAAGAACTAGAAGCACGATATGGTGGATGGTTGAGCCCAGAAATTCG GAAGGACTTTGGCTACTTTGCAGAAGCATTGTCATTCAGACTTCGAGCATTGTCAGAGGCACAGAACGCACAGGCTTGA